Proteins encoded by one window of Pseudonocardia alni:
- a CDS encoding LURP-one-related/scramblase family protein: MTAAMHLPRFLVRQRITLGVNRYDVHAANPDGSAGALMAFAQQKRFAFKEQVTFWSDDSRSRAVFSFRARQRLDVRAEHEVLDEHGRVIGTFGKRFGASLLRSTWTLTAPGVAATGRERSLGVALLRRVAENLPLPYHFDVTEDSGGTLLMSSDRRWSLRDSYDVSVPDPRIDFRLAAAFAVALDALQDR; encoded by the coding sequence GTGACGGCCGCGATGCACCTGCCCCGCTTCCTCGTCCGCCAGCGGATCACCCTCGGCGTGAACCGCTACGACGTGCACGCCGCGAACCCCGACGGCAGCGCGGGCGCGCTCATGGCGTTCGCGCAGCAGAAGCGGTTCGCCTTCAAGGAGCAGGTGACCTTCTGGTCCGACGACAGCCGCTCCCGCGCGGTGTTCTCCTTCCGTGCCCGCCAGCGTCTCGACGTCCGCGCCGAGCACGAGGTCCTCGACGAGCACGGCCGGGTGATCGGAACCTTCGGCAAGAGGTTCGGGGCGAGCCTGCTGCGCTCGACCTGGACGCTGACCGCGCCGGGCGTCGCCGCGACCGGGCGCGAGCGCAGCCTCGGCGTCGCCCTGCTGCGCCGGGTGGCCGAGAACCTGCCGCTGCCGTACCACTTCGACGTCACCGAGGACTCCGGCGGCACGCTGCTGATGAGCAGCGACCGGCGGTGGTCGCTGCGCGACTCCTACGACGTCTCCGTCCCGGACCCGCGTATCGACTTCCGTCTGGCCGCCGCCTTCGCCGTAGCGCTGGACGCGTTGCAGGACCGCTGA
- a CDS encoding leucyl aminopeptidase, which translates to MDVPTLPQTAAHSGAEPEAVVDAVVVGLHAPAADAADGTGPALAAGAAGVDTAFSGELLELLTTVGATGKAEQVVSLPTRGALSAPRLVAVGLGRPAEGPKASEAVRRAAGAAARTLAGTGSVLSTLSALDAEAAVVGAVLGGHRFDRHRTSTDAAAAPVGSWSFTGADDAAVRRATLVAEAVATARDLVNTAPNVLVPETFAANAVALGERAGLVTEVLDDAGLRENGYGGVTGVGKGSANPPRLVRLTWNGGPAASKRVALVGKGITFDTGGISLKPNAGMADMTSDMGGAAAVVATVVLAAKLELPVTVTATVPMAENMPSSTAYKPGDVLTMFGGTTVEVLNTDAEGRLILADAIVRAAQDDPDYLVETSTLTGAQLVALGMRTAGVMGSDELRDRVAAHGTAVGEDAWAMPLPEYLRGELDSRVADISNVSGQRFAGMLLAGVFLKEFVPAGLPWAHIDIAGPSFNTGGPRGYTTKGGTGVPVRTLLAFLEDVAANG; encoded by the coding sequence ATCGACGTCCCGACCCTCCCGCAGACCGCCGCACACAGCGGTGCCGAGCCGGAGGCGGTCGTCGACGCCGTCGTGGTCGGTCTGCACGCCCCCGCGGCCGACGCCGCCGACGGCACCGGCCCGGCGCTGGCCGCGGGCGCCGCCGGCGTCGACACCGCATTCTCCGGGGAGCTGCTGGAGCTGCTCACCACCGTCGGCGCGACCGGGAAGGCCGAGCAGGTCGTGTCGCTGCCGACCCGCGGCGCGCTGTCCGCGCCGCGGCTGGTCGCGGTCGGTCTGGGCCGCCCCGCCGAGGGACCGAAGGCGTCCGAGGCGGTCCGCCGCGCCGCCGGTGCCGCCGCCCGCACGCTGGCCGGGACCGGCTCGGTGCTGAGCACGCTGTCCGCCCTCGACGCCGAGGCCGCGGTCGTCGGCGCCGTCCTCGGCGGCCACCGCTTCGACCGGCACCGGACCTCCACCGACGCCGCGGCCGCCCCGGTCGGCAGCTGGTCGTTCACCGGCGCCGACGACGCGGCCGTGCGGCGGGCGACCCTCGTCGCCGAGGCCGTCGCCACCGCCCGGGACCTGGTCAACACCGCGCCGAACGTGCTGGTCCCGGAGACCTTCGCGGCGAACGCGGTGGCGCTGGGCGAGCGCGCCGGGCTGGTCACCGAGGTCCTCGACGACGCCGGGCTGCGGGAGAACGGCTACGGCGGCGTCACCGGCGTCGGGAAGGGGTCGGCGAACCCGCCCCGGCTGGTGCGCCTGACCTGGAACGGCGGCCCGGCCGCGTCGAAGCGGGTCGCGCTCGTCGGCAAGGGCATCACCTTCGACACCGGCGGCATCTCGCTCAAGCCCAACGCCGGCATGGCCGACATGACCTCGGACATGGGCGGGGCGGCCGCGGTCGTCGCGACCGTCGTGCTCGCCGCGAAGCTGGAGCTGCCGGTCACGGTGACCGCGACCGTACCGATGGCGGAGAACATGCCGTCGTCGACGGCGTACAAGCCCGGCGACGTGCTGACCATGTTCGGCGGGACCACCGTCGAGGTGCTCAACACCGACGCCGAGGGACGGCTGATCCTCGCCGACGCGATCGTCCGTGCCGCCCAGGACGACCCCGACTACCTGGTGGAGACCTCGACGCTGACCGGCGCCCAGCTCGTCGCGCTCGGCATGCGCACCGCCGGGGTGATGGGGTCGGACGAGCTGCGCGACCGGGTCGCCGCGCACGGCACCGCCGTCGGCGAGGACGCCTGGGCGATGCCGCTGCCGGAGTACCTGCGCGGCGAGCTGGACTCGCGGGTGGCCGACATCAGCAACGTCAGCGGGCAGCGGTTCGCCGGGATGCTGCTGGCCGGGGTGTTCCTCAAGGAGTTCGTGCCCGCCGGGCTGCCGTGGGCGCACATCGACATCGCCGGGCCGTCGTTCAACACCGGCGGGCCGCGCGGCTACACCACCAAGGGCGGCACGGGGGTGCCGGTGCGCACCCTGCTCGCGTTCCTGGAGGACGTGGCCGCGAACGGCTGA
- a CDS encoding APC family permease, with protein sequence MPRPPYRIPTVTAVVVALSATFGTGLYAALGPAAASAGTWFPLGVLLAALLALGVVGSTAHLSLARPAGPELARGDLPAPALRLGAVARVTSRAAAGSAAALVFGAYVLPTQPVTIAVVAVLAVVAVNAFGVRISPGAARGLVVGTLLALTVAIVVGLRSDGPHAVLSSAMPAAATGAGIADDGAGTPDDPAVATLQAAIEPGLLGVLAAAGFVFLAFTGLSRVAELGGSLRDPVRAIRRAPALAVVITTVLLLLLSAALLRGLGASGLASASAPLAALMDTSSSAQVGVLVRVGAAAATIAALLGALSRAAAGAARLSREGELPAFLGRGGSRGTPWVADLTLGVLTLAMTLLLSATTAIVVTVVAALVHHAVLHAAVLRLPGRPVRAAVVAVAGGVGCLAVAASMPSWPLVATAGALAAGWVLCAVTARSRSRAAAEEPVRRSDPEEQAA encoded by the coding sequence GTGCCCCGCCCCCCGTACCGGATCCCGACCGTGACCGCGGTCGTCGTCGCCCTCTCGGCGACGTTCGGTACCGGGCTGTACGCCGCGCTCGGCCCGGCTGCCGCGTCGGCGGGCACCTGGTTCCCGCTCGGGGTGCTCCTCGCCGCGCTGCTCGCGCTCGGCGTGGTCGGCTCGACCGCGCACCTGTCGCTCGCCCGCCCGGCCGGTCCGGAGCTGGCCCGCGGTGACCTGCCCGCCCCCGCACTACGGCTCGGGGCGGTCGCGCGGGTGACCTCGCGGGCCGCCGCCGGATCGGCCGCGGCGCTGGTGTTCGGCGCCTACGTGCTGCCCACGCAGCCGGTCACGATCGCGGTGGTGGCGGTGCTCGCCGTCGTCGCGGTGAACGCCTTCGGGGTGCGGATCTCGCCCGGTGCGGCGCGCGGGCTGGTGGTGGGCACGCTGCTCGCCCTGACCGTCGCGATCGTGGTGGGGCTGCGGTCGGACGGGCCGCACGCGGTGCTGTCCTCGGCGATGCCCGCCGCAGCCACCGGAGCAGGCATCGCCGACGACGGCGCCGGGACGCCCGACGACCCGGCCGTCGCCACGCTGCAGGCCGCGATCGAGCCGGGCCTGCTCGGCGTGCTCGCCGCCGCCGGGTTCGTGTTCCTCGCCTTCACCGGGCTGTCCCGCGTCGCCGAGCTCGGGGGCAGCCTGCGGGACCCGGTGCGGGCGATCCGCCGGGCCCCCGCACTCGCCGTCGTGATCACGACGGTGCTGCTGCTCCTGCTGTCGGCGGCCCTGCTGCGCGGGCTCGGTGCGTCCGGGCTGGCGTCGGCGTCGGCCCCGCTGGCCGCGCTGATGGACACCAGCAGCAGCGCCCAGGTGGGGGTGCTGGTGCGGGTCGGTGCCGCCGCCGCGACGATCGCCGCACTGCTCGGGGCGCTGTCGCGGGCCGCGGCCGGCGCCGCCCGGCTGTCCCGCGAGGGGGAGCTGCCCGCGTTCCTGGGCCGGGGCGGGTCCCGCGGCACGCCGTGGGTGGCCGACCTGACGCTGGGGGTGCTCACCCTGGCGATGACCCTGCTGCTGTCCGCGACGACCGCGATCGTCGTCACCGTCGTCGCGGCCCTGGTCCACCACGCCGTGCTGCACGCCGCGGTGCTCCGCCTGCCGGGACGCCCGGTGCGGGCGGCGGTCGTCGCCGTCGCCGGTGGGGTGGGGTGCCTGGCCGTCGCCGCGTCGATGCCGTCGTGGCCGCTGGTCGCGACGGCCGGGGCGCTCGCCGCGGGCTGGGTGCTGTGCGCCGTCACCGCGCGGTCCCGCTCCCGCGCGGCGGCCGAGGAACCCGTGCGCCGCAGCGATCCCGAGGAACAGGCGGCCTGA